TTGCGGTACATTCCTTTTCTTGCAGGTCGATAGATGTCTCGCAGTTGTTATGCGTTGATCCAAGTAGCAGTATGATGCACGCAAGATTGAGCAGCGGGTTATAGTTTTTTTTAGTCATAATTGTTCCTTGAAAAATTGTTACTCATGCTAGCTATTTATAATAACTTTGTTACACTGTTTTTTCAATTCAGATATGCGCCTGTAGCTCAATTGGATAGAGTACCGGACTTCGAATCCGTTGGTTGCAGGTTCGACTCCTGCCAGGCGCACCATACTACGTTCTGACGAGCTTACGGCTGGCATGCCAGTTTTATCAAATAAATAAATATTAATAGCGCATTGAACTCAGTAAAGACAATTTTTGGAATAATAAGCATTCGTGATATAATGCCATAGATATCTATGGATTTTATGTATAAGCGCCCGTAGCTTCCTACTACGCCAAGGCTACGTAGGACATGCAGGTGGATAGAATACAGATTTGAAATAATTAAGTATAAGCGCCCGTAGCTCAGGTGGATAGAGCGACAGATTCCTAATTTGTAGGCCACAGGTTCGAGCCCTGTCGGGCGCACCAGTCATTTCTGCAAGAAATGCCTGGCAGGCCAGTTTTTTTAAGGGACTTACATCTAGATCGCTTAAAAGCGAAGGTTGTCCGCCGGAGCAACAACCGCCGTCGACAGCAAAGGTTGAATTGGCGTAGGAGGATCATGAATAAAACACATATTATTATCGGTGCTTCAGCAGCAGGAATTGGGGTTTTAAATAAGCTTTCTCAATTAGTTCCTGATGACACCATCATTTGTATTTCAGCGGAAAAAGAGGCGCCTTATAATACATGCCTGCTTGCAGATTATGGCGTTGGTGAAAAAACGGTTCAAGAGCTTTCTATCTTTAACTCTGATCGACTGCGTAGTAATCATTCGTTATTATTGGGGGTAAGAGTGGTGGCAATAGATAAAGACGCGAAAATAGTTGCCTGTTCTGATGGCCAAACGTTTCAGTACGACACTCTTTTTATTGGAATGGGCACAGCTGCCACTAAACCGAACATAGATGGCATTGATGCAGCAGGAGTTTTTACCTTTCATACTATGGCTGATTGCCAAACTATTGCCAGCTATATAAAACAACAACCTGTAAAACGAGCAGTGGTTGTTGGAGCAGGACTTACCGGTCTTGAGGTGGCAGATATGCTCCATGCGCATAACGTTTCTGTTGCAGTGGTTGAAAAACAGCCCCGTGTGCTGGCCTCATTAATTTCGCCTGAAGGATCGCATGTTATAGAAGATGCGATGATGCATAGCAATATACCATTTTATGCGAATGATATGGTGCTGCAAATTGTGCACGATAATGGTGTTGTGACTGGTGTTCAGCTTGCAAGTGGTGCATTTATTTTTGCTGATGTGGTTGTGGTTGCCGTAGGCGCTACACCGAATACAGCGCTTGCCCAACAGGCAGGAATTGCCGTTTCGCAGTACGGAATTATTACGGATGAGTATCTGATGACGAATGTGTCCGGTATATGGGCGGGCGGTGATAATGCGCAAGTTCGATGTAAATTTACTAATGCATATGTACAAAGCTGTACCTGGCCAGATGCGATGCAGCAAGGATTAATTGCAGCTCAGGCAATGGCGGGAGTGCCAAAGGTCTATCCGGGGGCAACCCGTATCACCGATTCATCCTTTTTTGGCATTGAATTTCAGGCGGGTGGCGTGCCCTATAGCGCCAACAGCGAGCATGAAATTATTACTGAGCCTAGGGATGGCGGCGCATATTCAATCATATTAGAAAATAATAAGCCAGTAGGTTTTTTCGGCATTGGGTCTCATGCGATATCTCGCGAGTATAAAAAACGCCTTTTGATGGGCTAAAAATTGGGCGAGAGCCCTCTTTTTTAGGACCGTTTGTTTTATTTTTTTATATTGCTACAGTATCTGAGAATGTATTTGTAAATATTATTTTTGCAAATGAGGTACAAATAGAATATTGCATGAAGGTGTGATATTTACGCGGTAGTGAGGCAAGAGGTGAAGGTATATAATTTTGAGGTTTAATGTGAGGATGTCTTATGAACGTTAAAATGCAGATTAATAAAGCATTTTTTTCTTTGGCAATGATATCGTTGAATATAGGTTTATCAACCCCGTCAGTCGTGCATGCAGGAGTGATTAACGAGACGAGCAGCATGTTGGGGAAATTGGTAAAGGATGTGGTTGCTGGGGCAAAGCATGCAGGTGTTACCACTAAAAGAGGATGCATCTGGACAAAGCGAACAGCAACAGTTGCAGCTCCTTATATCATTACCGGTGCGGTGGCTGGAAGT
This genomic interval from Candidatus Babeliales bacterium contains the following:
- a CDS encoding FAD-dependent oxidoreductase, translated to MNKTHIIIGASAAGIGVLNKLSQLVPDDTIICISAEKEAPYNTCLLADYGVGEKTVQELSIFNSDRLRSNHSLLLGVRVVAIDKDAKIVACSDGQTFQYDTLFIGMGTAATKPNIDGIDAAGVFTFHTMADCQTIASYIKQQPVKRAVVVGAGLTGLEVADMLHAHNVSVAVVEKQPRVLASLISPEGSHVIEDAMMHSNIPFYANDMVLQIVHDNGVVTGVQLASGAFIFADVVVVAVGATPNTALAQQAGIAVSQYGIITDEYLMTNVSGIWAGGDNAQVRCKFTNAYVQSCTWPDAMQQGLIAAQAMAGVPKVYPGATRITDSSFFGIEFQAGGVPYSANSEHEIITEPRDGGAYSIILENNKPVGFFGIGSHAISREYKKRLLMG